The Candidatus Dadabacteria bacterium genome includes the window CAAGGAACTGGTTTCCCTTACCGACAAGGCCGCCACGAAAGGGGTTATCCACAAGAAAAAAGCCTCAAGATACGTATCGAGGTTCTCAAAGAAGCTTTCAGATCTCAGCCAGGGTGCTGGTTCCTAGGTCCTCTGGGAGCAGATCCCAAGAAGAAGTTTCTCAAGAAGTACGTAGTTGTCCCCGGAACTGTTTTTGATTCCGAAGTCCGTTTCCTCTATAAGCCCAAGTATCCTGCCGAGGTCGTTTTCCCTGAAGTTGCGCACGCTTTTTTTAAGGTAAAAGACGGCCCCGCGGGACGTTTTTACGGCCTTGGCGATGGCTTCATCGGATTTCCCTTCCCGAAGATGCTGCGACACCTTGAATATCTGGCGGAATCTCCAGGCTATCATATAGAGTATGGAGAGGGGGTCCTCCCTGTTTCTCTCAAGTTCCCGCAGTATCCTGAGAGAACCTCTGAGATCCCTGTTTGAAAGTGCGGTCGAGAGGGAAAACACGTTCTCGGTGCTGCGTTTCTCGATAAGTCCTCTTAACTCCTTCTCGCCTACGGGTTTTTTCCCGTCGACGTAAAGAGATATTTTCCCAAGCTCGTTCTTAATGAGATTCATGTCTTCGCCGAGCATGTTTTTTACGAAACCCACCGCCCCGGGAGTAAGGGAGATCCCGAGTCTTTGCCCGAGGCGCCTTATTTCCTGTTCGGGCTTGCTCCCGCCGTCAAGATCGACGAGCCTTATGCTTTTTGCGGGTTTTGTCCTGGACTTCCGGGATTCCCCGGAGAGCAGGACCAGCACGGAGGAAGAGGCCGGGGCCCCGGCGTATTCGTTTAGAAGATCGAGATCGTCCTTTCCGAGGCCGTCATACCCCTTCGCAACGATCAGTTTTTTCTCGTGGAACATTGGGAGGGTCCTCGCGTCCTCGACTATTTCCTGAAGGGACGTATCGTCGAGGTTTTTGCTCTCAACCAGCAGTTTGGGAGAGCTCGTCGAGAGTTCTTTTTTCAGGTTTTCGATGAAGTCCTCGACGAGAAGGGGCTGCGTGCTTTTAAGTACGGTGACCGGATGAATGTCGATGTTTTTCCCAGAAGGCACGACCTGCTTTTTCTCCCTGACCGAGGGGGCCTGCGGGCGGGACCCTACCGGCTGTTTATTTCAAGCTCACTGAAGAAATATCCTATTTCGTAGGCGGCCGATTCCGGCGAATCGGATCCGTGCACTATGTTCTTTTCTATACCGGACGCGAAATCCTTTCTTATGGTTCCGGGCTCCGCTTCCTCCGGGTTCGTTGCGCCCATGATGGCCCTTACCCTCGAGATGGCCTCTTCACCCTCAAGAACCATTACCACGCACGGTCCCGAGGACATGAAGTCAGTGAGGCTCGAGAAAAAAGGTCTTTCCCTGTGTACGTGGTAGAACCCCTCGGCCTGTTTTTTTGAAAGGTGTATCATCCTGAGCGCCACAACGCTTATTCCGTTCTCCTCGAACCTTCGAAGAACTTCACCAATGAGGTTTGCTCCTACTCCGTCAGGTTTTACTATTGACAATGTTCTTTCCATCTCTTGCCTCCGTGTTTATGTGGTTGAAGCGACTGTTTGAATATCAGCTTTGCGGCGGGGGTTAGAACGGCACACGCCGCTTCAAGTGGACTCTGTATCGTATATCTAGTATTCCCTCTCAAGCTTCCCTACCAGGTTTTTTCTTCTCCTGCGGCTTTTTATTCTGAGATACACCTTGTGCTTCAGATCAAGAGTGATCGGCAGATGAAATTCCCTGCTTACCATCTCGCAGAGTTCTTTTCCCTTAATGCCGGGTTTCTTGGAGATCGCATCGTTTATGAAAGATCTTATTTTCCTTTTCCGGGCACCCTCCGCCTTGTCTATGATCTCGTCTCTTTCCGAAGCGCTTAGGTTTTTCAGATAAGCGATTACCTCGGACCTGGTAGGTTCGCTGCTTTCGCTCCGAAACTTTTCTATCGCTATTCTTATAATTTCGCTTGAGCTTACGTCTTTGCTGTCCGCGGAGGAGCATACATAGTTATAATCACTTTCGGGAATCCTGAAACTCACAAGCTTGTCTTTAATTTTAGAAGCCATAAGCTACTCCGGAAAACCAGATTCCGGGCCATCAAGCGGAATCCGCAACAGACAATCCCGCCTTCGGTTTCGGAACTAGATTCTAATTATTACGGCATTAAGAATCAAGAGTTTGTTATTATATGGCTTTAAATGCATGCTTGGAATTCTGTCTTTGGTCTGTGGAGATTAATTGCTCTTCTGTGACAAAAGAAAAAGGAACTTCCCTGCAGGCGAAACAAAAGGGCGGTCTGATTATGACACTGAAATCGGGATTACACTTCACTGAGCGAAACGGGGCGAACAAGTTTCCCATCGGAGTTCTTTTCTTTCTGCTGACCGTTTTTTCCGCGGTTCCCTATAGCGGGGCGGTTACGATCAAGGCGATATATACTGACGTTCCCGGAGTGGGGTTTAATGATACGACCGGGTTGACGGAGGAGGAAAGGGCGCTGCTCGGCGATAACGGCAATAACGCGAGCACGCTCGGGGAAGCGAGAAGAAACGCCTTTCGACACGCCGC containing:
- the ndk gene encoding nucleoside-diphosphate kinase, yielding MERTLSIVKPDGVGANLIGEVLRRFEENGISVVALRMIHLSKKQAEGFYHVHRERPFFSSLTDFMSSGPCVVMVLEGEEAISRVRAIMGATNPEEAEPGTIRKDFASGIEKNIVHGSDSPESAAYEIGYFFSELEINSR
- the holA gene encoding DNA polymerase III subunit delta → MPSGKNIDIHPVTVLKSTQPLLVEDFIENLKKELSTSSPKLLVESKNLDDTSLQEIVEDARTLPMFHEKKLIVAKGYDGLGKDDLDLLNEYAGAPASSSVLVLLSGESRKSRTKPAKSIRLVDLDGGSKPEQEIRRLGQRLGISLTPGAVGFVKNMLGEDMNLIKNELGKISLYVDGKKPVGEKELRGLIEKRSTENVFSLSTALSNRDLRGSLRILRELERNREDPLSILYMIAWRFRQIFKVSQHLREGKSDEAIAKAVKTSRGAVFYLKKSVRNFRENDLGRILGLIEETDFGIKNSSGDNYVLLEKLLLGICSQRT